One Streptomyces sp. V4I8 genomic window carries:
- a CDS encoding alpha/beta fold hydrolase: protein MSRLMHVKSGPYAPPAPTRELTASSADGARLHIEVHGPEDAPAVVLAHGWTCSTAFWAAQIRELATGHRVIAYDQRGHGRSPASPACSADALADDLEAVLKATLAPGEKAVIAGHSMGGMTVMAAATRPGFREHAAAVLLCSTGSSRLVAESTVVPMRPGRLRTWLTKHILGSRAPLGPVTPVARAILKYATMGPGSAPHMVEACARIVHACPRKVRYAWSHVLDLLDLDHGVRELAVPTAVVVGTADRLTPPVHAHALAAALPQCLGVTELPGLGHMTPVEAPQLVTGKIRELVTTYTQSTTYTQSTTHPQSTTHPQSTTHTQVKEGA, encoded by the coding sequence GTGAGCCGTCTCATGCATGTGAAGTCCGGGCCGTACGCCCCGCCCGCCCCCACCCGCGAGCTGACGGCCTCGTCCGCCGACGGCGCCCGGCTGCACATAGAGGTGCACGGCCCCGAGGACGCGCCCGCCGTCGTCCTCGCGCACGGCTGGACCTGCTCGACCGCTTTCTGGGCGGCGCAGATCCGCGAACTGGCCACCGGTCACCGGGTCATCGCCTACGACCAGCGCGGCCACGGACGCAGCCCCGCGAGCCCCGCCTGCAGCGCCGACGCGCTCGCCGACGACCTCGAAGCCGTACTGAAGGCGACCCTCGCGCCCGGCGAGAAGGCCGTGATCGCCGGGCACTCCATGGGCGGCATGACGGTGATGGCCGCCGCCACCCGCCCGGGGTTCCGTGAGCACGCCGCCGCCGTCCTGCTGTGCAGCACCGGCTCCTCGCGGCTGGTCGCCGAGTCGACGGTCGTACCGATGCGGCCTGGACGGCTGCGGACCTGGCTCACCAAGCACATCCTCGGCTCCCGGGCGCCGCTCGGGCCGGTCACGCCGGTCGCCAGGGCGATCCTCAAGTACGCCACGATGGGCCCCGGTTCGGCCCCGCACATGGTCGAGGCCTGCGCGCGGATCGTGCACGCGTGCCCCCGCAAGGTGCGGTACGCCTGGTCGCACGTGCTCGATCTGCTCGACCTCGACCACGGTGTGCGGGAGTTGGCGGTGCCGACCGCGGTGGTCGTCGGCACGGCCGACCGGCTCACCCCGCCGGTGCACGCGCACGCGCTGGCCGCCGCGCTGCCCCAGTGCCTCGGCGTCACCGAACTGCCCGGCCTCGGACACATGACGCCGGTCGAGGCGCCCCAGCTGGTGACCGGGAAGATACGGGAACTTGTCACGACGTACACCCAGAGCACGACGTACACCCAGAGCACGACGCACCCGCAGAGCACGACGCACCCGCAGAGCACGACGCACACGCAGGTGAAGGAGGGCGCATGA
- a CDS encoding S41 family peptidase produces the protein MSYLRLPHLHDDLLCFVAEDDLWLAPLDGRGRAWRLTVDRTKIGHPRFSPDGRHLAYTSWRSLVPEIHLVAVDGGPSSQLTHWGSADTRVCGWTPEGVILAVASHGEPFSHFTWAYKVRPDGDPGSKLPWGPCSDIQVADLDGERKSLLLTGTPPHEPASWKRYRGGAMGRLWLHGERLLADIGGHLDSPMFVGGRIAFLSDHEGVGNLYSCAYDGSGLRRHTDHDAFYARHASSDGTRVVYQCAGDLWIVDDLAAGSEPRRLDVRMSGPAAGRRRYQVPAAQHIDGISVDETGRASAVVVRGSLYWLTHRDGPARTITDTPGVRVRLPEMLGSSGQVAYVTDAEGEDAVEIAYLPRATGDREPRRPASGELGRVLEMVADPQGERLAIAAHDGRLLLLDVTEDSNGEVTELIRSVNGPVRDLAFSPDGTWLAWSHPGIGRSLRQIKLARIRDSLIVDVTNGRFEDENPVFTRDGRYLAFLSWRGFDPVYDVHTGDLSFPLGCRPYLVPLSSATPSPFALTPEGRPAAGGLDPVEDEEGGDGGAPTVELEGLESRVTPFPVSASKYSALHPVAGGGLVWLRWPISGALGETFANPDDTTGRPTLEHFNISKAKKSELVDHLDWFAVSGDGSRLVLVDEGDLRGVPASESGDSDTTVWIDLRRILHEVDPPAEWRQAYEEAGRLIRAYFWEPGMCGIDWDAVLAQYRPLVERVASPDEFADLLREVLGELGTSHAYVSAARRNEGPPHYQRWQGLLGANFVRRDDEWVVRRILPGESSDSKARSPLAGTGIREGAVLTHVDGRPVDAVTGPYPLLAGAGGTTVELTFTPAEGEAGRARRVAVVPLIDERPLRYQDWVAKRRAVVRELSGGRCGYLHIPDMGGSGWAQFNRDLRMEMSRPALIVDVRGNAGGHISELVVEKLTRTILGWDLTRNAQPVSYASNAPRGPVVALADEATSSDGDMITAAFKLLKLGPVVGQRTWGGVVGMTGRHRLGDGTVITVPMNAAWFDAYGWSIENKGVTPDVEVLRTPLDWAEGRHAQLTDAVELALELLETNPPATPPDYAHVPDRSRPKLPPRS, from the coding sequence GTGAGCTATCTGCGTCTGCCGCATCTCCATGACGATCTGTTGTGCTTCGTGGCCGAGGACGACCTGTGGCTGGCCCCCCTCGACGGCCGGGGCCGCGCCTGGCGGCTCACCGTGGACCGCACCAAGATCGGCCACCCCCGGTTCTCGCCCGACGGCCGCCACTTGGCGTACACGAGCTGGCGCAGTCTGGTCCCCGAGATCCACCTGGTCGCGGTGGACGGCGGCCCGAGCAGCCAACTCACCCACTGGGGCTCGGCGGACACCCGGGTGTGCGGCTGGACCCCCGAGGGCGTGATCCTCGCCGTGGCCTCCCACGGCGAGCCCTTCTCCCACTTCACCTGGGCCTACAAGGTCCGCCCCGACGGCGACCCCGGCAGCAAGCTCCCCTGGGGCCCGTGCTCCGACATCCAGGTCGCCGACCTCGACGGCGAGCGCAAGAGCCTGCTCCTGACCGGCACCCCACCGCACGAACCCGCCTCCTGGAAGCGCTACCGGGGCGGCGCCATGGGCCGCCTGTGGCTGCACGGCGAACGCCTGCTCGCGGACATCGGCGGCCACCTCGACTCCCCCATGTTCGTCGGCGGCCGGATCGCCTTTCTCTCCGACCACGAGGGCGTCGGCAACCTCTACTCGTGCGCCTACGACGGCTCCGGCCTGCGCCGCCACACCGACCACGACGCCTTCTACGCCCGGCACGCGTCGAGTGACGGCACCCGGGTGGTGTACCAGTGCGCGGGCGACCTGTGGATCGTGGACGACCTCGCCGCGGGCTCCGAGCCGCGCCGCCTGGACGTACGCATGAGCGGTCCGGCCGCCGGCCGCCGCAGGTACCAGGTGCCGGCCGCCCAGCACATCGACGGCATCTCCGTCGACGAGACGGGCCGCGCGAGTGCCGTGGTCGTCCGCGGCAGCCTCTACTGGCTCACCCACCGGGACGGCCCGGCCCGCACGATCACCGACACCCCCGGCGTACGCGTCCGGCTCCCGGAGATGCTCGGTTCGTCCGGCCAGGTCGCGTATGTGACGGACGCCGAGGGCGAGGACGCCGTCGAGATCGCCTACCTGCCCCGCGCGACCGGCGACCGCGAGCCACGCCGGCCGGCCTCCGGCGAGCTGGGCCGGGTCCTGGAGATGGTCGCCGACCCGCAGGGCGAGCGCCTCGCGATCGCCGCGCACGACGGACGGCTGCTCCTCCTGGACGTGACGGAGGACTCGAACGGCGAGGTCACCGAGCTGATCCGGTCGGTCAACGGCCCCGTCCGGGACCTGGCCTTCTCCCCGGACGGCACCTGGCTGGCCTGGTCGCACCCCGGGATCGGCCGCTCGCTGCGCCAGATCAAGCTGGCGCGTATAAGGGACAGCCTGATCGTCGACGTCACCAACGGCCGCTTCGAGGACGAGAACCCGGTGTTCACCCGGGACGGCCGCTATCTGGCCTTCCTCTCCTGGCGGGGCTTCGACCCGGTGTACGACGTCCACACCGGCGACCTGTCCTTCCCGCTGGGCTGCCGCCCCTACCTGGTCCCCCTCTCCTCCGCGACCCCCTCCCCCTTCGCGCTGACCCCCGAGGGCCGCCCGGCCGCCGGCGGCCTGGACCCGGTGGAGGACGAGGAGGGCGGGGACGGCGGCGCGCCGACCGTCGAACTGGAGGGCCTGGAGAGCCGGGTCACCCCCTTCCCCGTCAGCGCCTCCAAGTACTCGGCGCTGCACCCGGTCGCGGGCGGTGGACTGGTCTGGCTGCGCTGGCCGATCTCGGGCGCGCTGGGCGAGACGTTCGCCAACCCGGACGACACGACCGGCCGGCCGACCCTCGAACACTTCAATATCAGCAAGGCGAAGAAGTCCGAACTCGTCGACCATCTGGACTGGTTCGCGGTGAGCGGCGACGGGTCCCGCCTGGTCCTGGTCGACGAGGGCGACCTGCGCGGGGTGCCCGCCTCGGAGTCCGGCGACAGCGACACGACGGTCTGGATCGACCTGCGCCGCATCCTGCACGAGGTCGACCCGCCGGCCGAGTGGAGGCAGGCGTACGAGGAGGCGGGCCGGCTGATCAGGGCGTACTTCTGGGAGCCCGGGATGTGCGGCATCGACTGGGACGCGGTCCTCGCCCAGTACCGCCCCCTGGTCGAACGGGTCGCCTCCCCCGACGAGTTCGCCGACCTGCTCCGCGAGGTACTGGGCGAGCTGGGCACCTCGCACGCGTACGTCTCGGCCGCCCGCCGCAACGAGGGCCCCCCGCACTACCAGCGCTGGCAGGGCCTGCTGGGCGCCAACTTCGTACGCCGCGACGACGAGTGGGTGGTCAGGCGCATCCTCCCCGGCGAATCGTCCGACTCCAAGGCCCGCTCTCCGCTGGCGGGCACGGGGATCCGCGAGGGCGCGGTGCTCACCCACGTCGACGGCCGCCCCGTGGACGCGGTCACCGGCCCCTACCCGCTGCTCGCCGGGGCCGGCGGGACGACGGTGGAGCTGACCTTCACCCCGGCGGAGGGCGAGGCGGGCCGGGCCCGACGCGTGGCCGTGGTCCCCCTGATCGACGAACGCCCGCTCCGCTACCAGGACTGGGTCGCCAAACGCCGTGCCGTCGTACGGGAGTTGAGCGGCGGCCGCTGCGGCTACCTCCACATCCCGGACATGGGCGGCTCGGGGTGGGCCCAGTTCAACCGGGACCTGCGCATGGAGATGTCACGCCCCGCGCTGATCGTCGACGTACGCGGCAACGCGGGCGGTCACATCAGCGAGCTGGTCGTGGAGAAACTGACCCGCACGATCCTCGGCTGGGACCTGACGAGGAACGCCCAGCCGGTGTCCTACGCGTCCAACGCCCCGAGGGGCCCGGTGGTCGCCCTGGCCGACGAGGCGACGTCATCCGACGGCGACATGATCACGGCGGCCTTCAAACTCCTCAAGCTCGGCCCGGTCGTCGGCCAGCGCACCTGGGGCGGAGTCGTCGGCATGACCGGCCGCCACCGCCTGGGCGACGGCACGGTGATCACGGTCCCGATGAACGCGGCCTGGTTCGACGCGTACGGCTGGAGCATCGAGAACAAGGGCGTGACCCCGGACGTCGAGGTCTTGCGCACCCCGCTGGACTGGGCCGAGGGCCGCCATGCCCAGCTGACGGACGCGGTGGAACTGGCCCTGGAGCTACTGGAGACCAACCCCCCGGCAACGCCCCCGGATTACGCACACGTCCCGGACCGGTCGAGGCCAAAACTGCCGCCGCGCTCTTGA
- a CDS encoding SDR family oxidoreductase → MSRVSLEGQVAVVTGAARGVGELLARKLSARGAKVALVGLEPDALKQVSERLHSDSDHWYADVTDHEAMSVVAREVKERFGKVDIVVANAGVASGGPFVDSDPEAWRRVIEVNLIGSAVTARAFLPVLMESRGYLLQIASLAAITPAPMMTAYCASKSGVEAYAHSLRAEVGYKGVRVGVGYLSWTDTDMVRGADQDDVMRELRKRLPWPSNKTYPLGPAVDRIVAGIERRSSHVYAQWWLRGMQGVRGYLPGLIGTVGQREMRRFGGRLEGVRTGLVGAGGAADEQARITRRN, encoded by the coding sequence ATGAGCAGGGTGAGCCTTGAGGGGCAGGTCGCCGTGGTGACGGGGGCCGCGCGTGGCGTCGGTGAGCTGCTCGCCCGCAAGCTCTCCGCGCGCGGCGCGAAGGTGGCGCTCGTCGGGCTGGAGCCGGACGCCCTGAAGCAGGTCTCCGAACGGCTGCACAGCGACAGTGACCACTGGTACGCCGATGTGACGGACCATGAGGCGATGAGCGTGGTCGCGCGGGAGGTCAAGGAGCGGTTCGGGAAGGTCGACATCGTCGTCGCCAACGCGGGGGTCGCGAGCGGGGGACCGTTCGTCGACTCCGATCCGGAGGCCTGGCGGCGGGTCATCGAGGTCAACCTCATCGGGTCGGCGGTGACCGCGCGGGCGTTTCTGCCCGTGCTGATGGAGAGCCGGGGATATCTGCTGCAGATCGCCTCGCTCGCGGCGATCACTCCGGCGCCGATGATGACGGCGTACTGCGCGTCCAAGTCCGGTGTCGAGGCGTACGCGCACAGTCTGCGGGCCGAAGTCGGTTACAAGGGCGTGCGGGTGGGGGTCGGGTATCTGTCCTGGACCGACACCGACATGGTGCGGGGCGCCGATCAGGACGACGTCATGCGGGAGTTGAGGAAGCGGCTGCCGTGGCCGTCCAACAAGACCTACCCGCTGGGGCCGGCGGTCGACCGGATCGTGGCCGGGATCGAGCGGCGGTCGAGCCATGTGTACGCGCAGTGGTGGCTGCGCGGGATGCAGGGGGTGCGCGGGTATCTGCCGGGGCTCATCGGGACGGTGGGGCAGCGGGAGATGCGGCGGTTCGGTGGGCGGCTGGAGGGGGTGCGGACGGGGTTGGTCGGAGCCGGCGGCGCCGCCGATGAGCAGGCGAGGATTACGCGGCGTAACTGA